In the Thermodesulfovibrio yellowstonii DSM 11347 genome, one interval contains:
- a CDS encoding universal stress protein: MINCPFEKVLLPVDRSENSLRAIKFAGALLSGVDSSEVTLLYVMTGGYLSERMKNIDFRAELIKETQTFKKIREKHIEENIIPFLTEYEDNLKKSGFKGTLSKLVEEGEAGNKIIEVATREKFQTVIMARRGMSEWKGYILGSVSNKVIHGLLNQNIYIVGQKITENPLSHILLPVDGSEYSMKAVQHAACLAKQVKAIQKITILRVINVSLYLERVRQGIDPEAEAEETLSKAKKILTDEGVETGLIETKSVVGFPKDEIIKEVQEFGYNLVIMGRKGRSAIKDIVLGGVSSSVLNNCFEQTIAIINQ, from the coding sequence ATGATAAACTGTCCCTTTGAAAAAGTTTTACTTCCTGTTGACAGAAGTGAAAACTCCTTGAGAGCAATAAAATTTGCTGGGGCTTTACTTTCGGGAGTTGATTCTTCAGAAGTCACGCTTCTTTATGTAATGACAGGAGGGTATCTAAGTGAAAGAATGAAAAATATTGATTTCAGGGCAGAGTTGATAAAAGAAACGCAGACTTTCAAAAAAATTCGTGAAAAACACATTGAGGAAAACATAATACCTTTTCTGACAGAATATGAAGATAATCTTAAGAAATCAGGGTTTAAAGGAACTTTATCAAAATTAGTTGAAGAAGGTGAAGCAGGAAATAAAATCATTGAGGTTGCGACCCGTGAAAAATTCCAAACAGTAATTATGGCAAGAAGAGGAATGTCAGAGTGGAAGGGATATATTCTTGGGAGTGTTTCAAACAAGGTAATTCATGGTTTGCTCAATCAAAATATTTACATTGTAGGACAGAAGATAACAGAAAATCCCTTATCCCACATTCTACTTCCTGTGGATGGTTCAGAATATTCAATGAAGGCAGTGCAGCATGCAGCATGTCTTGCAAAACAAGTAAAGGCTATACAAAAAATTACAATTCTAAGAGTAATTAATGTATCTCTCTATCTTGAAAGAGTAAGACAAGGAATTGACCCTGAGGCAGAAGCAGAAGAAACTCTTTCAAAAGCAAAGAAAATTCTTACAGATGAAGGGGTTGAAACTGGATTAATTGAAACTAAGAGTGTTGTAGGATTTCCAAAAGATGAAATCATCAAGGAAGTGCAAGAATTTGGCTATAATCTTGTCATAATGGGACGTAAAGGGAGGTCTGCAATTAAAGACATTGTATTAGGGGGTGTAAGCTCATCAGTTCTAAATAACTGTTTTGAACAGACCATTGCAATAATTAATCAGTAG
- a CDS encoding response regulator, which translates to MEKLKILLVDDEVDFVTTLSERLSMREYDVKFATSSIEAMPLFYSYSPHLIILDIRMPEMNGIEFLKLIKKINPATEVIMLTAYGDVKYVEEAMKEGALEYIIKPIDIKELIIKIERVREKIKQRG; encoded by the coding sequence TTGGAAAAACTGAAAATTCTTCTTGTTGATGATGAGGTTGATTTTGTAACTACTCTCTCGGAGAGACTTTCTATGAGGGAGTATGATGTAAAATTTGCTACATCTTCTATTGAAGCAATGCCTCTTTTTTACAGTTATTCTCCACATCTCATTATTCTTGATATAAGAATGCCTGAGATGAATGGAATAGAGTTTCTGAAGTTGATAAAAAAAATCAATCCAGCTACTGAAGTCATAATGCTTACTGCTTATGGAGATGTAAAATATGTTGAGGAGGCTATGAAAGAGGGAGCGCTGGAATATATAATTAAACCAATTGATATAAAAGAGCTTATAATAAAGATTGAGAGAGTTAGAGAAAAAATTAAACAAAGGGGGTAA
- a CDS encoding response regulator, with amino-acid sequence MSNEELKANVLLVDDEEQFLKVVSQRLGMRGLKVEAATTGEEAIKKADQRDFDAIILDLVMPGKSGIEVLKEIKAKHPDLQIIILTGHGTVEAGVEAIKEGAIDFMQKPVDFEKLMKKIEEAKNKRFLIIEKKHEEHLKEILQSKPW; translated from the coding sequence ATGTCAAATGAGGAGCTTAAGGCAAATGTTTTATTGGTAGATGATGAAGAACAGTTTTTGAAAGTGGTTTCACAGAGACTTGGTATGAGAGGACTCAAGGTAGAAGCTGCTACAACTGGTGAAGAAGCAATTAAAAAGGCTGATCAAAGGGACTTTGATGCAATTATTCTTGACCTTGTAATGCCTGGGAAAAGTGGGATAGAAGTTTTAAAAGAGATAAAAGCTAAACATCCTGATTTACAGATAATTATTCTTACAGGACACGGGACAGTTGAAGCAGGAGTTGAGGCAATCAAAGAAGGAGCAATTGATTTTATGCAAAAGCCAGTTGATTTTGAAAAGCTTATGAAGAAAATAGAGGAGGCAAAAAACAAGAGATTTCTAATAATAGAGAAGAAACACGAGGAACATCTAAAAGAAATTCTTCAGAGTAAGCCTTGGTAG
- a CDS encoding DNA methyltransferase codes for MQNFKSVIFACTNKSQEECFVRKLFGTNKIYSDKVLSIEKGDILFLLNIDTDTIFGPFIADSKGGKNIVPEAWQGRYPYQVKVVTNGEIKSLKNAKQILSKLNIEWQTHIVDRKKTQILLNLLDNPNLDLSMIKLPKSEQHEKPRLEATTLWDYPKQSYGKTPKGNNKYPGVTPAFIIYNLLKRYTEPGDLVLDPMAGSGTTFDVCREEGRRCIAFDISPTRSEIIQNDARSIPLDNESVDMIFIDSPYGDNIRYNENPNCIGKISAETEDFYNELEKVMKECHRVLKPGKILAWLIGDQWVKKKFTPVGFRIFERLCKYFEPVDIICVVRRGQTSNTGVWYNRAIRFNFYLRGFKYLHIMRKPDIKTKESKTKRKINWTQYERKNEDK; via the coding sequence ATGCAAAATTTTAAAAGTGTAATTTTTGCATGTACAAATAAAAGTCAAGAAGAATGTTTTGTCAGAAAACTTTTTGGCACAAACAAAATCTATAGTGATAAAGTATTGTCAATTGAAAAGGGCGACATTCTTTTTCTCCTCAACATAGATACTGACACTATTTTTGGTCCTTTTATAGCTGACTCTAAGGGAGGAAAAAATATTGTGCCTGAGGCTTGGCAGGGAAGATATCCCTATCAGGTGAAAGTTGTCACAAACGGAGAGATAAAATCATTAAAAAATGCAAAGCAAATTCTCTCAAAATTAAATATTGAATGGCAGACTCATATAGTTGACCGTAAAAAAACTCAAATTTTGCTCAATTTATTAGACAATCCTAATTTAGACCTAAGTATGATTAAGCTTCCGAAATCTGAGCAACACGAAAAACCCAGATTAGAAGCGACTACCTTGTGGGATTACCCCAAACAGAGTTATGGCAAAACCCCTAAGGGAAATAATAAATATCCAGGTGTCACACCTGCCTTTATTATATACAATCTTCTAAAAAGATACACAGAACCGGGAGACCTTGTTTTAGACCCTATGGCAGGTAGCGGAACAACTTTTGATGTATGTAGAGAAGAAGGAAGAAGATGCATAGCCTTTGATATCTCACCTACACGTTCAGAGATTATTCAAAATGACGCACGTAGTATTCCTCTTGATAATGAGTCTGTTGATATGATTTTCATTGATTCGCCATATGGAGATAACATCAGATACAATGAAAATCCAAATTGTATAGGTAAAATCTCTGCTGAAACAGAGGATTTCTATAATGAACTTGAGAAGGTTATGAAAGAATGCCATAGAGTTTTAAAACCTGGAAAGATTCTGGCATGGCTTATTGGTGACCAATGGGTAAAGAAAAAATTTACTCCGGTTGGCTTTAGAATATTTGAAAGGCTATGTAAATACTTTGAACCCGTTGATATAATCTGTGTAGTGAGAAGGGGGCAAACGTCAAATACTGGTGTTTGGTATAACCGCGCGATAAGATTTAACTTTTATTTGAGAGGGTTTAAATATCTTCATATCATGCGGAAACCCGATATAAAAACTAAAGAGAGTAAAACAAAGAGAAAAATAAATTGGACTCAATACGAAAGAAAAAATGAAGATAAATAA
- a CDS encoding BsaWI family type II restriction enzyme: MKINKLLKLYEDYKEKYGDKVYNYISDLLKEAKNIHKEDWEKSPTPNRDHEQSWRAFKGKNLEKLILYIIKDQVERLGLKIVEGNTLERKSSENLTEELNRVKRNLLIHYGEFGSHLPDVDLIIYNPKNCEVIAVISSKVTLRERIAQTGYWKLKLSTDCVTKNIKVFFITPDEDGTLTKKIPAKKGRAIVEVDTDGCYVMSDVKIEESDKVKNFSNFIQDLKKLLNN; encoded by the coding sequence ATGAAGATAAATAAGCTTTTGAAGCTTTATGAAGATTACAAAGAAAAGTATGGAGATAAGGTTTACAACTATATCTCAGATTTGCTAAAAGAAGCTAAAAACATTCACAAGGAAGACTGGGAAAAATCTCCCACTCCAAACAGAGATCATGAACAGTCATGGAGGGCTTTTAAAGGTAAGAATTTAGAAAAATTAATACTTTACATAATAAAAGACCAAGTTGAAAGGCTTGGTCTGAAAATTGTAGAAGGAAATACGCTTGAGAGAAAAAGTAGTGAAAATTTAACTGAAGAATTAAACAGGGTTAAGAGGAATTTACTCATTCACTACGGAGAATTTGGTTCTCATCTTCCAGATGTTGATTTGATAATCTATAATCCAAAAAATTGCGAGGTTATTGCAGTAATATCAAGTAAAGTAACTTTGCGTGAAAGAATTGCTCAAACAGGGTATTGGAAATTAAAGCTATCCACTGATTGCGTTACAAAAAATATAAAAGTTTTCTTTATAACACCTGATGAAGATGGAACACTTACCAAGAAAATACCTGCCAAAAAAGGAAGAGCCATAGTAGAGGTTGATACTGATGGTTGTTATGTAATGAGTGATGTCAAGATTGAAGAATCAGATAAAGTAAAAAATTTTTCTAACTTCATTCAAGATTTAAAAAAGTTGCTGAACAACTAA
- a CDS encoding sulfite exporter TauE/SafE family protein — MNIRSLSLLILLVFSLLAVSPVFADTITPSDSSMPWWAWPLILFVVTFILGVLAVLGGVGGGVLFVPIVGGFFPFNMDFVRGAGLFVALAGALAAGPGLLKRGFADLRLAIPLALIASASAIVGAMIGLALPPNIVNIALGATILMIVAIMLLAKKSEYPEVKKADALSQALKINGIYHEISTGKEIEWKVHRTPQALVLFIAIGIMAGMFGLGAGWANVPVLNLLMGAPLKVSVATSKFLLSITDTSAAWIYLNNGAVLPMMVAPSIVGIMLGSVVGVRILAVAKPKIVRYIVIAMLLFAGLRALLKGLGIWK, encoded by the coding sequence ATGAACATAAGGTCTCTGAGTTTGCTTATTCTTTTAGTCTTTTCTCTGCTTGCTGTTTCGCCAGTTTTTGCTGATACAATAACTCCTTCAGACAGTTCTATGCCATGGTGGGCATGGCCCCTTATTTTGTTTGTTGTTACATTTATACTCGGAGTTTTGGCTGTATTAGGTGGAGTCGGAGGCGGTGTTCTTTTTGTTCCAATAGTTGGTGGTTTCTTCCCGTTTAATATGGATTTTGTAAGAGGTGCTGGACTTTTTGTTGCCCTGGCAGGTGCCCTTGCTGCAGGACCGGGACTCTTAAAAAGAGGCTTTGCAGATTTAAGGTTAGCAATACCTCTCGCTCTTATTGCTTCAGCTTCTGCCATAGTTGGTGCTATGATAGGACTTGCTCTTCCGCCTAACATTGTCAATATTGCTTTGGGCGCAACAATTCTTATGATTGTAGCAATAATGCTTCTTGCAAAAAAATCTGAATATCCTGAAGTTAAGAAAGCAGATGCTCTTTCACAGGCACTAAAAATAAATGGTATATATCACGAAATATCAACAGGAAAAGAGATTGAGTGGAAAGTGCATAGAACTCCACAAGCTCTTGTTCTTTTCATCGCCATTGGAATAATGGCAGGTATGTTTGGACTTGGTGCTGGATGGGCAAATGTTCCAGTTTTGAATCTTTTAATGGGAGCACCATTAAAAGTCTCTGTTGCTACAAGTAAATTTCTTCTCTCAATCACAGATACATCTGCAGCATGGATTTATCTTAACAATGGTGCGGTTCTACCAATGATGGTTGCTCCGAGTATTGTGGGTATAATGCTTGGTTCAGTAGTTGGAGTGAGAATCCTTGCCGTAGCTAAACCAAAGATAGTTAGATATATTGTTATTGCAATGCTTCTTTTTGCAGGCTTAAGAGCATTGCTTAAAGGACTTGGAATTTGGAAATAA
- a CDS encoding response regulator, producing MGRQMRVLLVDDEVEFVKTLAKRLEMRELKPDTAYSGEEAIKYAEEQEPDVIVLDLRMPGMDGIEVLRQIRQAYPTTQVIILTAHGTEKDKEEAEKLGAYEFLRKPVDIETLMDKIKGAYQRKLELTMSAIAFAEEGEFDTARKIMENKEEK from the coding sequence ATGGGAAGGCAGATGAGAGTTTTACTTGTAGATGATGAAGTAGAGTTTGTAAAAACTCTTGCCAAAAGACTTGAGATGCGGGAACTTAAACCAGATACAGCATACAGTGGTGAGGAAGCAATAAAATATGCAGAAGAACAGGAACCAGATGTTATTGTTCTTGACTTGCGCATGCCCGGAATGGACGGAATTGAGGTTTTAAGACAGATCAGACAGGCATATCCAACAACGCAGGTTATTATTCTAACTGCTCATGGAACAGAAAAAGATAAGGAAGAAGCAGAAAAACTCGGAGCTTATGAATTTTTGAGAAAACCCGTTGATATTGAAACTTTAATGGACAAAATCAAGGGTGCTTATCAGAGAAAGCTTGAGCTTACAATGTCTGCAATTGCCTTTGCTGAAGAGGGTGAATTTGACACAGCAAGAAAAATAATGGAAAACAAGGAAGAAAAATAA
- a CDS encoding response regulator — protein sequence MKKAKLLIIDDEQELVTTLAERLNLRGYDANGVTSFSEAITFIKQIPDVIILDIGLQDTDGLEVLKRIKEINPSIQVIMLSGYGDNERINKSLQNGAFDYLIKPVDIEELVSKINSAKLKKEEME from the coding sequence ATGAAAAAAGCCAAATTGTTAATAATTGATGATGAACAGGAATTAGTTACAACCTTAGCTGAAAGACTAAATCTTAGAGGATATGATGCAAACGGAGTAACCAGTTTTTCCGAAGCCATTACATTTATAAAGCAAATACCTGATGTTATTATCCTTGATATAGGACTACAGGATACAGATGGACTTGAAGTATTAAAAAGGATAAAAGAAATAAATCCTTCTATTCAGGTAATTATGCTTTCAGGATACGGTGATAATGAAAGAATAAACAAAAGTTTACAGAATGGTGCTTTTGACTATCTAATAAAACCTGTTGATATTGAAGAGTTAGTATCAAAAATTAACAGCGCAAAGCTAAAAAAGGAGGAAATGGAATGA
- a CDS encoding sensor histidine kinase, which translates to MFNPLRQFLTKLTEDRYFYLKFRLILLNTFFAIIPLGIVVTITYLWIYQIVHDEFRNNLKWQMQETRHSLEFFISERISALKFIISSYPEDYFTNEKKFYKIYSDFKREFEGIVDMGIVNSKGIQTLYVGPYQLKGKDYSQTEWFKDMTLRTEYVTDVFLGYRKIPHFSIIIKKDLPSNSDFRLLRVSINMDILQRLVANLELGSQDDVFLINRNKILQTNSKLFGNALESLKLPFLNIEADSKNIKIYDIELNKKQAYIAYGTIKETPWILVTTICSKPYEKIPSFFTKEVTLISIFSIALIFFVITSSINSLVNRVHKADHEREIAIANAEHADKLASIGRLAAGVAHEINNPLAIINEKAGLMKDLLEYGDISQNKERFIQLISSIQDSVTRCRTITHRLLSFSKKIDKAREDFYINEAIQEVIGFIEKEIQAKGIKIVYDFEENLPKITTDKGQLQQVLLNIINNAVDVVDIGGQIEIKTKLIDDNHIKISIKDNGPGIPKDRLKHIFEPFYTTKKKGTGLGLYISYGIIKKLGGDIKVMSEVGKGSIFSIEMPVNPEMEEIT; encoded by the coding sequence ATGTTTAATCCTCTCAGACAATTTCTAACAAAACTTACCGAAGATAGATATTTTTATCTTAAATTCAGACTTATTTTGCTTAACACATTTTTTGCCATTATTCCCCTTGGTATTGTAGTAACTATTACCTATTTATGGATATATCAAATAGTTCATGACGAATTTAGAAATAATCTGAAATGGCAGATGCAGGAAACAAGACATTCCCTTGAATTTTTTATTTCTGAGAGAATTTCTGCTCTTAAATTTATTATAAGTTCCTATCCCGAAGACTATTTTACCAATGAAAAGAAATTTTATAAGATTTACTCTGACTTCAAAAGAGAGTTTGAAGGGATTGTTGATATGGGAATAGTTAATAGCAAAGGTATACAAACTTTATATGTAGGACCCTATCAACTGAAAGGCAAAGATTATTCTCAGACAGAATGGTTTAAAGATATGACATTAAGGACAGAATATGTAACAGATGTTTTTCTTGGATACAGAAAAATTCCACATTTCTCAATAATTATAAAAAAAGATTTACCTTCCAATAGCGATTTTAGACTTTTAAGGGTATCCATAAATATGGATATTTTACAGAGATTAGTAGCAAATCTTGAACTTGGTTCTCAGGATGATGTTTTTCTTATAAATAGAAACAAAATACTTCAGACCAATTCAAAGCTTTTTGGTAATGCTCTTGAATCTTTAAAACTTCCTTTTCTAAACATAGAAGCAGACAGCAAAAATATAAAGATTTATGATATAGAACTAAACAAAAAACAGGCATACATAGCATATGGAACTATTAAAGAAACTCCATGGATACTTGTAACAACAATATGTTCAAAACCCTATGAAAAAATTCCCTCCTTTTTTACAAAAGAAGTTACCTTAATAAGTATTTTCAGTATTGCACTGATTTTTTTTGTAATAACAAGTTCAATAAATAGTCTTGTTAACAGAGTGCATAAAGCTGACCACGAAAGAGAAATTGCAATAGCAAATGCTGAGCATGCTGATAAACTTGCATCCATAGGAAGGCTTGCTGCCGGAGTTGCCCATGAAATAAACAATCCTCTGGCAATTATAAATGAGAAAGCAGGGTTAATGAAAGACTTACTGGAGTATGGAGACATATCTCAAAATAAAGAAAGATTTATTCAGCTTATAAGTTCAATACAGGATAGTGTTACAAGGTGCAGGACAATTACTCACAGACTTTTAAGCTTTTCTAAAAAGATAGATAAAGCAAGAGAAGATTTTTATATAAACGAAGCAATACAGGAAGTAATTGGATTTATAGAAAAAGAAATTCAAGCTAAAGGAATTAAAATAGTTTACGATTTTGAAGAAAATTTGCCCAAGATTACAACAGATAAAGGGCAATTACAGCAGGTATTATTAAACATAATAAATAACGCTGTTGACGTGGTTGATATAGGAGGACAAATAGAGATAAAAACAAAGCTTATTGACGATAATCACATAAAAATATCAATTAAAGACAACGGTCCAGGGATTCCGAAGGATCGTCTTAAGCATATTTTTGAACCTTTTTATACTACAAAGAAAAAAGGCACTGGATTGGGTTTATATATTTCCTATGGAATAATAAAAAAACTTGGTGGTGATATTAAAGTAATGAGTGAAGTTGGTAAAGGTAGCATCTTTTCAATAGAAATGCCTGTCAATCCTGAAATGGAGGAAATTACATGA
- a CDS encoding sigma-54-dependent transcriptional regulator produces MIKVLVIDDEKITLKNLEHVLKKEGYDVTGTDSGVEALKLIEKQEFDIVLTDIKMEKVDGFEILRKCKALYPDTEVIMITGYATVENAVTAMKQGAFYYIAKPFKLDIIRKIILEASEKVKLKKEVKQLRQQLDFHEKVNIITQNSKMLKLLEIARQIAPTDCNVLITGESGTGKELFARYIHLNSLRKKGPFLAVNCGAFSEELLSNELFGHEKGAFTGANALKKGLIEMASSGSLFLDEITEMSLTMQAKLLRVIQEREFFRLGATEPIKVDVRFIAATNRDIKEEVKNGKFREDLYYRLNVVNIEIPPLRERKDDIPLLVAYFSKKYSLLMKKEITGVSEEAINLLVNYEYPGNVRELENIIERAVVLCNSSQIDVEHLPQDLKELKIEVFTKKEGKFMSLEELEKEYIKWILREVGNNKTVAAQILGIDRVSLWRKLKNYGIEN; encoded by the coding sequence ATGATTAAAGTTCTTGTCATAGATGACGAAAAAATAACTTTAAAAAATCTTGAACACGTCTTAAAGAAAGAAGGATACGATGTTACAGGTACTGACAGTGGAGTAGAAGCTTTAAAACTTATTGAAAAGCAGGAGTTTGATATTGTATTAACTGACATTAAAATGGAGAAAGTTGATGGATTTGAAATATTAAGAAAGTGTAAAGCTCTTTATCCTGATACAGAGGTCATTATGATAACAGGATATGCTACTGTTGAAAATGCTGTTACTGCAATGAAACAAGGAGCTTTCTACTACATTGCAAAACCTTTTAAATTAGACATCATTCGCAAGATTATACTGGAAGCCTCTGAAAAAGTGAAGCTGAAGAAAGAGGTAAAACAGCTTCGCCAACAACTTGATTTTCACGAAAAAGTCAACATAATTACCCAGAATAGCAAAATGTTAAAACTTCTTGAAATAGCCCGTCAGATTGCACCAACCGATTGCAATGTTCTTATTACTGGAGAAAGCGGAACAGGTAAAGAACTCTTTGCAAGATATATTCATCTGAATTCCTTAAGAAAAAAAGGACCTTTTCTTGCAGTAAATTGTGGAGCCTTCTCTGAAGAACTTCTCAGCAATGAACTTTTTGGACATGAAAAGGGAGCATTTACAGGAGCTAATGCTCTAAAAAAAGGCTTAATTGAAATGGCATCCTCAGGCAGTTTATTTCTTGATGAGATAACAGAGATGTCCTTAACCATGCAGGCTAAACTTTTAAGAGTGATTCAGGAGAGAGAGTTCTTCAGACTTGGTGCAACTGAGCCAATAAAAGTTGATGTGAGATTCATAGCAGCAACAAACAGAGACATTAAAGAGGAAGTCAAAAATGGAAAATTCAGGGAGGACCTCTACTATAGATTAAATGTTGTTAATATAGAAATACCTCCCTTAAGAGAAAGAAAAGATGACATTCCTCTCTTAGTTGCCTATTTCTCAAAAAAATACTCTTTACTCATGAAAAAGGAAATAACTGGGGTTTCAGAAGAAGCAATTAATCTTCTTGTTAACTACGAATACCCGGGAAATGTGAGAGAGCTTGAAAATATCATAGAAAGGGCTGTTGTCCTATGTAATTCCTCACAAATTGACGTTGAACACCTTCCACAGGATTTAAAAGAACTAAAAATAGAGGTATTTACCAAAAAAGAAGGTAAATTTATGTCCTTAGAAGAACTGGAAAAGGAGTATATAAAATGGATTTTAAGAGAAGTGGGTAATAATAAAACAGTGGCAGCACAAATCCTTGGAATTGACAGAGTATCACTTTGGAGAAAATTAAAAAATTACGGGATTGAAAATTAA
- a CDS encoding sensor histidine kinase — MFPKSIAQKIMLFYISGIAVTIGLSMILLSDVWIVKQKIELEENISNLFETMQEIRRTEKNFFLYKNESDYNENLEYIKNVKDFIKNNKFEGLKIENAIKEFSETLQSYEELMLQLKGKINSPSAYALEKSIREKGKLLTHIAENIKTTERKIIKDSLNNILKYSIFVIIIFFVIPFIFFGLGFTKLISGTLKHLESQIKELAEGKVYQIQTKSHDKEIISLVNAFNKLLKELESKQKQLIQAEKLSSLGTLLSGIAHELNNPLSNISTSCQILIEEIEDSDMEYKKELLQAIESQTERAKNIIRTVLDFSRRKELTKENIPANKLIDDTILLIKGEIPTKVKLSVDIEDNLSIYADKQRIQQVLINIIKNAIQASGEEGKVSIKAYSYSQEAFDRYFILKEEGKCIGEMPCNKEFICIEIKDTGPGIDTANLLRIFEPFFTTKENKGSGLGLFIAQELIKDHNGCICVDSTLGKGTTFIIMLPRNGND, encoded by the coding sequence ATGTTTCCTAAAAGTATTGCACAGAAGATTATGCTTTTTTATATTTCAGGAATAGCTGTGACCATTGGATTGTCAATGATTCTTTTGTCTGATGTATGGATAGTTAAACAAAAGATAGAGCTTGAGGAAAATATCTCAAACTTATTTGAAACAATGCAGGAAATTAGAAGAACTGAAAAAAACTTTTTTCTCTATAAAAACGAATCAGACTACAATGAAAATCTGGAATATATAAAAAATGTCAAAGATTTCATAAAAAATAACAAATTTGAAGGGTTGAAAATAGAAAATGCAATAAAAGAATTTTCTGAAACTCTTCAAAGTTATGAAGAATTGATGTTACAGTTAAAGGGAAAAATTAACTCACCCTCTGCCTATGCGCTTGAAAAATCAATTAGAGAAAAAGGCAAACTCCTTACACATATTGCAGAAAATATTAAAACTACTGAACGCAAAATAATAAAAGACAGTCTGAATAACATTTTAAAATATAGCATTTTTGTGATAATTATATTTTTTGTTATTCCCTTTATTTTTTTTGGATTAGGTTTTACAAAACTTATTTCTGGAACATTGAAACATCTTGAAAGTCAGATAAAAGAGTTAGCAGAAGGGAAGGTATATCAAATTCAGACTAAATCTCATGACAAAGAGATTATATCCCTTGTCAATGCCTTTAATAAACTCCTCAAAGAACTTGAGTCAAAACAAAAGCAACTTATACAGGCAGAGAAACTTTCTTCTCTTGGCACTCTTTTGTCAGGAATTGCCCATGAGCTTAACAATCCCTTATCAAATATTTCAACTTCCTGTCAGATATTGATTGAAGAAATTGAAGATTCAGATATGGAATATAAAAAAGAACTTCTTCAGGCAATTGAATCACAGACAGAGAGAGCTAAAAATATCATAAGAACAGTTCTTGATTTTTCAAGAAGAAAGGAACTGACAAAAGAAAATATTCCTGCCAACAAGTTAATAGATGACACAATCCTTTTAATTAAAGGAGAAATACCTACAAAAGTAAAACTATCCGTTGATATAGAGGATAATCTTTCAATCTATGCGGACAAACAAAGAATCCAACAAGTTCTCATCAATATCATTAAGAATGCCATACAGGCATCAGGAGAAGAGGGAAAAGTAAGCATAAAAGCTTATTCTTACAGTCAGGAAGCATTTGATAGATATTTCATTTTAAAGGAAGAAGGAAAATGCATTGGTGAAATGCCATGCAATAAGGAGTTTATCTGTATTGAAATTAAAGACACTGGTCCCGGAATAGATACAGCAAATTTACTTAGAATATTTGAGCCATTTTTCACCACAAAGGAAAACAAAGGCTCGGGGTTGGGATTGTTTATAGCGCAGGAATTGATTAAAGACCACAATGGTTGCATCTGTGTTGATAGCACTTTAGGTAAAGGAACGACTTTTATAATAATGCTTCCAAGAAATGGAAATGATTAA